The DNA sequence TGCCCTGTCTACCTGACACACTGTTATCAGTTATTGCTGGGGAAGTAATTATCaggaggagacatggtctggCTGGTAGATTATAGACAACAACCAGAGGCATGCCGGGCTGGGGGGAAAAGTTTATCATGTGTCTACATGCATCTCGTCAGTCTCATCTTGTGAGCTTAACAGTGCGATGGGCTCATTGCTGTGGGTTGGTGAAGGGCAGTGAGTGCTGTAAATGTAATAACAAGTTTGTGAACATGGATTGAGAGAGGGCTGTTATGAGAGCAACTGTAACAAGTTTGTTTTACGTGTTCTTCCACATTGTGATGTAACTTATTGCTTAAGAAGAACATAATGGAGAAAAACACATTTGATGATAGACGGCAGCAGCAGAAGCTCTAAAATAACAGTTTACTTCTTTTAAAGGGACTTCAAACTATTTAATCAGGAGAGTAATCAAATTATAGTATTTAGaggtatctctgtagtttaagtCTCCTCATATTGTTTAGTGGTTACCAGTGAAAAGATTCCGTGTTGATTCAGTCAATGTGGTCTGTGTAAATAGTCACATATACTTAATTTGAGATATGATTGTCAACCGTAATATCACTCACAGATATTAACACTCTCCTCCCTGAATAAACATGTTAAGTGCTGATGGCTGGTAATGGAAACAAGATAATCACTGCTTATGGAAACACTACAGAAAGATGGTAATGTAATGATGTCTTGCACTAACAAGTGAACTTGCTCATGATTGTAGGGTTGAGAAAGCGCTTTAAAATACAGTATGTTTACAGGATTTTACAGACATGGTCCTTCATTCACTAATGCAAAGTAATAATAGCCTATATGTTAAGTGGTAATATGCATTGGTGTTCTCAAATTCATCTACTACTGTGTGGTTTAGGTAGCCAAGGTAATGTTTATTTTGCCACAGCAAATACTAGGCTTGTTGTGGTTCTAAAACATTCAACAGTCTCAACTGTGCCACCTAGTGTGAAAGGTtatacaacaataaaaataaatcacaaaACATACTGTATCTCGAGGAAGAGATCAGTCAATGAAAAAAATATGTTTGAGTATAACATTGGATATAGGTGGTTTACATTAAAATATATGTACCTATTCAGACTTAAAACCAATGAATTTGTAAGTTGACGACTTTCTCTCTTATTAAAAGTCTAAGAAAATAGATTTTTCCAGAGAATATACCAGCTTAGTAGAAGTACATAATATGATGGTAGTACTACTGGGTTAAAGCTTGAGACTCAAGCTACTGTATGTTTATGTTAAAAGCCAATGATGGAAGGTCACTGGAACCATAAAAATAGAACCTGAGGGACTTCGGCTAATCTGGTCATTCCATTTCTATGGCTGAAACCAACCCTGCTAGATCTTATAGTTTGTCAAGCTCCACAGACGTGACGGTGACATCATTATAGATGCCCAGGTGTTTGATGGATTGGATATCACGGATGCGGTGTTTGAACTCCAGGATGTGTGAGCTGTTCACTGCCACCTTGAACTCACTGTTAGTGCACATTATCTTCATCTGGAAAAACACAGGACCACAAACTCATTATTATGCAAAATCAAAGAATGTGTTAAGAtatgactgaaatgtaaatgaATATATGGATTGTAAAACATGATCTGTTGATCATGAATAACATTTAAATTTGtttgacatttttttaaatcatacaACTGAAAATATCTTGATGAATACAGGAGTGTCTAAAGATattttccaaatggcaccctattccctatttagagcactacttttgaccaaagcatgttctgttcaaaagtagtgtactatataggggggtgccatttgggacacatcctaatTCCCAATGGACCCCAGCCATCATGGTTTTAAAACTCTGATTGGTTGACATGAAGTAAACCAGAAGATCGATTCCTCACCTCGAAGGGCTGGCCCTGAGTGAAGGGGAAGTGATtgtgctccctctcctcttttccccatGTATTGCCTATCTGACTGTTCCGCACAATCGTTTTCTTTCCCTGGTCATTAAAGCGTGGGTTGAAGTGCATGGCAATGTCATTCCCTTTGGTTAGATTGATGGTGAACCTACAGGGAGATAATAGCAGTGTTCTTACCAACTCCTTGTGACTCATTTTATTTAACAATttgtttggcttgacaatgagCAATGGTGTTTCAAGAGCACAAACATATTTGGGACGAAGCTAATAACATAGTGGTAAACCTTGGATTTTGTGACAATTACATCACCTATGCGTTTATCTTGTAGTGTCGATTACAAGTCAGACAACAGCATTATgttttgtgatgtgtgtgtgtgttttatcagcCACATGCTCAACAGCACTCCGACGGTTTCCATGGTGATGTGAGCTTTTTGAGTTTGTGGCCATAGTTACTGTAGGCCTACTCTTGACTTTAAAGTGATTGGTATTATCTGGTTTTGAAATAATCACAGATCATTTGTTCTATTCTCACCCATTGTACTTACATCAGTTAAATTGTACTCAGGTGAGGATTGGAAATAATGATGTCAAGATGCTCTATTGGGATTACTGTCTGCCAACCTCTTTCAAAAGGGGCCTCATTGATTTACATTTGACAGTAATCTAGATTTGTTAACTACCCAGAGCTTGATTATCTAGATCCTCTCGTCTAACTTCTATTAGTCTCGGTTTACATCTGGAGATAGATACTTATGCATCACACACTTTGAACAAAGGAACAACCGTTTGTATTTGATAAGATTTTAGTCCTTATTAGATTGAGATTAGCAGTAGAAGTAGCCacgtcccagatctgtttgtgccatcattcCAACTCCTTGTCATCCTATACATGAAATTTGGCATGACAAGTGGCAAGGAGTGgtatgatggcacaaacagactaGTACTTAGGTTACGGTATAAGAAGTTTGTAGGCAACATATCTAGGAAAGGCATGCCATTTGAGTAACTACTGCTGGCTACAAGACTAAAATAACTGAGCAACATTAAGAATCAAAGTGTGGAAATAGCTACAATGTAGATCGTCACAATTTACCACAGAAACTATATTTTGTTGTGAATACTGACATTTTGGCATTTTGGTTAACTGTCCCACGAATTGTAATGAGCATTTTGTCGTAGCATCCATTTGGCAGGTTCAGGTCATATGGCACTTTCTGTTGGGGAAATAAAATGAGTTTGTTGAAAACAGCTAATAAAAACAGCCAAAACCAGTTGAGTGTCATTAGGACAGGCTTACAACAATGTCTGAGTAGAGGTCATGAGAGATAATCTGTCACAAAGATAGTTCTGAACCATGCAGAACCTTGCTCGTGGTATTTCAAACCGTCATACCAAACATCCTCAGGATTGAATGTCTTCTCTTACCAGTGAACTATGTTGTGGAGCAGTTGGTTGGGCAGGGCCTGGACCGGGGCTTGGGCTTGGCCATCCGGGTGCAGTAGGTTGGCTAATCTGTCCTGGCTGCCCTGGCCATGTCGGCTGACAGGGCTGTCCCCCACCTGGTTGTCCGGGCCATGAGGGCTGGGAAGGGTTTGGTTGTTGTCCAGGCCAAGCCGGTTGACCACCAGGCTGGCCTGGTTGCTGCTGTCCAGGCCAAGCCGGTTGACCACCAGGCTGGCCTGGTTGCTGCTGTCCAGGCCAAGCCGGTTGACCACCAGGCTGTCCTGGCCATGTTGGCTGGTTGGGTTGCCCACCAGGCCACACACCCCCACTACTCTGCTGGTTGTTCTGGCTTGGCCAGCCCGGTTCACCACCCAGAGCATCTGAAAGCTGTAGGGAAAGAGGGGAAGCAGAGCGGGGTGAGAGAGGGGATAGGTAGTGTGCACAAGTGGATGTGTCTCCTTGCTTAATTTCTCACTggacccagctagcacataatgttctgagaacaatTTGTTTCTTAGAGCGTGgagtcctatggttattttgcatacaacctacccacaaccttctgggaatggtgcaggatagtggTTTGGCTTTGGAatattctcagcacatttaaggaacttgacaaaataacaattttcttggtatttcattactttaacaaaATGTGTcttaaaagttcaaacatggttaccttTCATTTCAATTTTGGTCATGTTCTAGGAACATTCAACTGGTTTGACATTAGTCCATATTAGGCTCACTTGGGCCGAAGATGTCTCCTAATTTTTTTAAGGTTTATGTCCCTAGAGATGGAAAATGTGTGATTGCAGTGCAGCAATCACGCCAGTCAGTAAAAGATAGAACGTTGCGGCCCGCCCACCTGTGGGGGGAAAACAATCTGTGGTTACCTAGGCTCCATTGACTCACAGCAAAAACTGGAATTTTTCAAATGCAATTATCTTGTTATCTGCTTGTTTTAGTCAATTACAAAACTACATTTAAGAAAAGTACAACATTTCTAAAGATCCCTTTTCCACATTGCCTGCACGCAAAATGTTCTCACTACTTAGAAAAATGTAATATTGTAGGGCTTCCCTCACGCCCCTTTTCATGATGCTCCTAACCACGTGAGTGAGTGCTAGCTACCGACTGGAACATTAAGTTAGCAAAACCAACAACACAgactacacagctacaagtagGTTTTACCTGAGATTACATGTTTTCCACACACAGAGTAGCCTACATGGACACCTGGTCCCCACATGTCCCACGCTGAATAGCCTGAAACCACAGGGCTCTTCTCGCAGGCTCTATTTCCCTACATAGTTTCATTGAACCATAGGTTGGGATTTTTTTACCTGGTTAACAAGCAGTTTTTTTGGCATGTTTTATTATTTCTGTATAACAAAAAATTAAGTTGTCTCTTTTACAATGGGGGTCAATGGGAAAGAATGTTTGTATTCCCCAAATTGTGGGCGTGGTTGAGGGGAATTCCTTCTTATGACATCAATAACGACTCGGTAGCTTGCTGAGTGTTATCACTCTTTATTTCATCCCATTCATTTTTTCCCCTGACAAACAATGTCATACAACAAGTTATTGCTCACTTATACATACATGTGTAATTGGAAAGCTTAGATTCACAGCTATCCTGCAGACAATTTCAAAATGTTCAGGTCAACAGAACTTTGACTTATGTTAGATATCAAATTTACCTGTATAAAATGGCTTTAAAAAGGGAAAGCAGGATGCATTTAAAATCACTTTAAAAAAGTGATTTGGAAAGGTAAGGAAATTACCTTTTAAATGATATGTTATGTTGTTAACAAAAATGTATTGTTATTTAACAGTCTGTTCAGTTCCTGAGTTCCTTTTTTGACTTCCCATCTGAAGTCTGGTCGTTTtatacacatttaaaaaaaaaaaagaagaagtttGCCTACGTTTGTTCAAACCTTATAGCGGAGAGtcatgatatatatatatcatttaaAAGGTAAttcccttatatatatatatatataaaaacaactGACATGACCAGCTACAActattgtaaaaataaaaataaataaaaaatctccCATATGTGCCATTGACATTAAAATGTTGAAAGCTTAGCCATAGAATTCCATGTAATTGGACAGCTAAGTTTTTGTATTCCAACTTTGATAAGAGGCAGCAAATTGCACACACACATCTAGGCCTGATTATTAAAAAGATTTGTAGATGCAGGTCCATCAGAGAATTCACACATTAACCCCACAGAAGCCTTTTTCCAATATAGCCACCAAACTACTCAATGGGGTCTTATTGGACCACACCTGTTTGAAATGTAATTGTAGTAACACCAGACATATCTTAAAATGTTCATGTAGAATACACAACCACATGACAGGTGTGCCAGATATACAGATGTTAAATTATTCACAGAATTGTGTTAAGGTGCCcaaaaagggtggctactttgaagaatcttaaaatataaaatatattttgatttgtttaacacttttgtttactacatgattccatgtgtgttatttcatagtttttctttactattatgtagaaaatagtaaaaataaagagtaggtgtccaaactttggactggtactgtatattgaggCAAACATTAGACAGTACCCTATTGGCAAAATAGAACTCAATTGATTGAACGTTAACATTGTAATTTACATTGacagtgaattcggaaagtattcagatccctttacCTTTCCAAATGTTTGTTACGttacattattctaaaatgtattaatctacacacaatatcccatattgacaaagtgaaaacaggtttagaaatgttggcaaatgtatatttttaaaaataccttatttacataactattcagaccctttgctatgaggctcGTAAtagaggtgcatcctgtttccattgatcatccttgtttctacaactttattggagtccacctatgataaattaaattgattgaacatgGAATTGGAAAGGCACTCACCTGTCTGtataaaaaggtcccacagttgacagggcatgtcagagcaaaaaccaagccacgaggttgaaggaattgtccatagagctccaagacaggattgtgtcgaggcacagacctgacgaagggtaccaaaaaaatgtctgcagcattgaaggtccccaagaacagtggcctccattcattccttttttaaatttttttattctACTTTtaaccctttttctccccaattggtagttacagtctcgtCCCATCGCTGCTACTCCTGTACAGActtgggagaggtgaaggtcgaaatttgcatgtgtcctccgaaacacgaccctgccaagccgcactgcttcttgacccactgcttgcttaacctggaagccagccgcaccaatgtgtcggaggaaacgccgtAAAACTGGCGACCAAAGTCAGAgtgcctgccacaaggagtcaatAGAGCGCGATGGCATAAGGCCATcccggctggccaaaccctccgcgaataatgctgggccaattgtgcaccgctttGACACTGCCTGGGATCGAACACGGgtttgtagtgacacctctagcactgcagcctccatcattcttaaatggaagaagtttggaaccaccaagactcttcctagagctagcctCACAGCCAaacagcaatcgggggagaagggccttagtcaggaaggtgaccaagaacccaatggtcaccctgacagagctccagagttcctctgttgagatgggagaaccttgcagaaggacaaccatctgtgcagcactccagcaatcaggcttttatggtcgagtggccagacggaagccactcctcaataaaaaggcacgacagcccgcttggagtttgccaaaaggcccctaaaggactcagacaatgagaaagaagattctctggtctgatgaaaccaagattgaactccttggaCTGAattccaagtgtcacgtctggaggaaacctggcaccatccctatggtgaagcatggtggtggcagcaggaATGGCATAtaactgcagaatgctgtggtagccatgctggttaagtgtaccttgaatttgAAATATATCACTGAcaccaataaaaaaaaaagaagcatgGAGGTGTGGTGGTGCGGTCACCAGCAAAGCGCCACCACACCTCCATGcttctttttttatttaactagtcagttaagaacaaattcttattttcaatgagggcctaggaacagtgggttaaatgccttgttcatgggcacaacagatttttaccttgtcagctcagggatttgatcgaGCAACCTGGTTGggagtccaacactaaccactaggctacctgccgccccagtgagAACTACACTCAgtgggaaccatacatgcggAGCTCATCGGTTCACCTACttcgcgtctcacaaagacagaggttggaacccaaaatctcacatttggactgatgaggaaaataaactatttagaataaggatgtaacgcaacaaaacgtggaaaaattcaagaggtatgaatactttctgaatgcactgtatagtgcatccatgtagcctatttacagtgccttgcgaaagtattcggcccccttgaactttgcgaccttttgccacatttcaggcttcaaacataaagatataaaactgtatttttttgtgaagaatcaacaacaagtgggacacaatcatgaagtggaacgacatttattggatatttcaaacttttttaacaaatcaaaaactgaaaagttgggcgtgcaaaattattcagcccccttaagttaatactttgtagcgccaccttttgctgcgattacagctgtaagtcgcttggggtatgtctctatcagttttgcacatcgagaaactgaaatttttcccattcctccttgcaaaacagttcgagctcagtgaggttggatggagagcatttgtgaacagcagttcagttctttccacagattctcaattggattcaggtctggactttgacttggccattctaacacctggatatgtttatttttgaaccattccattgtagattttgctttatgttttggatcattgtcttgttggaagacaaatctcagtCCCAGTCttaggtcttttgcagactccatcaggttcttccagaatggtcctgtatttggctccatccatcttcccatcaattttaaccatcttccctgtccctgctgaagaaaagcaggcccaaaccacgatgctgccaccaccatgtttgacagtggggatggtgtgttcagggtgatgagctgtgttgcttttacaccaaacataacgttttgcattgttgccaaaaagttcaattttggtttcatctgaccagagcaccttctcccacatgtttggtgtgtctcccgggtggcttgtggcaaactttaaacaacactttttatggatatctttaagaaatggctctcttccataaaggccagatttgtgcaatatacgactgattgttgtcctatggacagagtctcccacctcagctgtagatctctgcagttcatccagagggatcatgggcctcttggctgcatctctgatcagtcttctccttgtatgagctgaaagtttagagggacggccagatCTTGGTAGATttgtagtggtctgatactccttccatttcaatattatcgcttgcacagtgctccttgggatgtttaaagcttgggaaatctttttgtatccaaatccggctttaaacgtcttcacaacagtatctcggacctgcccagtgtgttccttgttcttcatgatgctctcagcgcttttaacggacctctgagactatcacagtgcaggtgcatttatacggaaacttgattacacacaggtggattatatttatcatcattagtcatttaggtcaacattggatcattcagagatcctcattgAACTTATGGAGAGAGTTTGCTgaactgaaagtaaaggggctgaataattttgcacgcccaatttttcagtttttgatttgttaaaaaagtttgaaatatccaataaatgtctttccacttcatgattgtgtcccacttgttgttgattcttcacaaaaaaatacagttttatatctttatgtttgaagcctgaaatgtggcaaaaggtcgcaaaattcaagggggccgaatactttcgcaaaggGACTGTATATTTAAATGCAGTCATCTCTGCTTTCATTTGAAGCATATTTTTTATCCTTCACTTGTTTGTGACAATTGCAAACACATTGACAACTTTGCATTTGTAGTCAACTTCATTTTTAAGTTATCGGCGGTCACAGTCAGACAGCACGAAGAAGTTCATCTATGTTTAGCTGAGACCTGTGAATAAAGTGCCGCGGAtgggcaaaaaaacaaacatctaATGATGCACTTAGCTGTTATGCGAGTCGTCTGAGGTAAGTAACTAGCGTTTGTTTTAAGTACAACTTTAGTAACGATGGTTTTGAGAAACAGCTGGGAGATTGAATGATGCTCCTACGAAGGTTCTAACAATGAACTTTGACTTAAGATGCCGGGCCCTGAACATTTCCGAAAATGTATCTGATGGATAGCTGTGAATCTAAGCTTTCCAATGATATATGATTAAAGGGCATACGTGAGAAATTATTTGGTGTAACACAAAAAGCTACCATTGCTGCACTGATATCACACATTTTTCAACTGGAGGGACTAAACCtttaacaaatatatatatataatcctaTGAGACATCGTCGGCCCATGTGAGCCCAACACCCcaaatgttctcaaatagtttaGTGAACGTTCTTcagtgggaatttcagtacttcagcatagcgtttcctacaggtttcctcatggttttaTTTAAAAGTAATGTCCTCATTCTTCCAAGAACGTTAAGAAAATCTTGCATAAAAACCACAAGAACATTATTAGAACGTTCTCTGAAAGTTAAAGTTATTTAAAAGCATATACATTATGTTCTCAGCATATAAAAACTCACTCTATCCTTTATTTTGTTAAGTGTGATCAGGTGCATTTGC is a window from the Oncorhynchus keta strain PuntledgeMale-10-30-2019 chromosome 35, Oket_V2, whole genome shotgun sequence genome containing:
- the LOC118368095 gene encoding galectin-5-like isoform X2; the encoded protein is MDLSDALGGEPGWPSQNNQQSSGGVWPGGQPNQPTWPGQPGGQPAWPGQQQPGQPGGQPAWPGQQQPGQPGGQPAWPGQQPNPSQPSWPGQPGGGQPCQPTWPGQPGQISQPTAPGWPSPSPGPGPAQPTAPQHSSLKVPYDLNLPNGCYDKMLITIRGTVNQNAKMFTINLTKGNDIAMHFNPRFNDQGKKTIVRNSQIGNTWGKEEREHNHFPFTQGQPFEMKIMCTNSEFKVAVNSSHILEFKHRIRDIQSIKHLGIYNDVTVTSVELDKL
- the LOC118368095 gene encoding galectin-3-like isoform X1 is translated as MARPFPQGMGFKLSDALGGEPGWPSQNNQQSSGGVWPGGQPNQPTWPGQPGGQPAWPGQQQPGQPGGQPAWPGQQQPGQPGGQPAWPGQQPNPSQPSWPGQPGGGQPCQPTWPGQPGQISQPTAPGWPSPSPGPGPAQPTAPQHSSLKVPYDLNLPNGCYDKMLITIRGTVNQNAKMFTINLTKGNDIAMHFNPRFNDQGKKTIVRNSQIGNTWGKEEREHNHFPFTQGQPFEMKIMCTNSEFKVAVNSSHILEFKHRIRDIQSIKHLGIYNDVTVTSVELDKL